TCGAGCGCCGGACCCTGGGAGGAGTCATGGTCAGCGGGCCTCGGCTTCGGGCTGAAACACGGTCACGGGCGGTTCTTCAGGCTGCGGATTCCATTCGCCGAGCGCCCGCATCAGCAGCGCGACAGGCGACGCCCGCGCGACCTCGACCTCCACCGACAGGGTCATGCCGTGGCGGAGCTGGATGCGCGGATCGTCCGGGGGTGCGAACTTGAGCTCGACGCGCACCGTACCGGGGATGGCCTCGGGCGTGGCCGTCTGACCGGGCTCGGTCCCGACGGCCGTCACCCTGGCGGGGACCGTCCCGTAGATGGTGTTCGGGTAGCCGTCGAGCTTGAGGCGCGCCGTCTGGCCGGGCTGGATCAATCCGACGACCTCCTTCGGGAAACGGGCGCGCACCCGCACCTCGGCATTGCTCGCGACGATGGTGCCGACCCGCTGCCCATCAGCGATGAATGCTCCCGAGCCGAGCTCCGCCACGTCGACCAGGTGGCCCGTGGCCGGCGCCCGATACAGCTTCCGCTCGATCTGGTACTCGAGGCGGTCGATGGTGCCCCGAAGCTCCCGGATCCGCCCCTCGGCGCCCAGCTCCTCGCGCTCGAGTCCGAGCAGCTGCGCGGCGAGGGCTTGACGGCGCACGTTCTGCTCGCGCTGCAGTCGGGTGAGCGCCAGGCCCTGCGCCGTCTGCGCGAAGCTGAGCGCATCGACATCGGTCTTGCGCTCGAGCTTCTCCATCTCCGAGACCGCGCCCGTCGGGCTCTTGAGGGCCAGCTCCGCGCGTTCCACCGCGAGCCGGTGCCTGGGCACGAGCTCCTGCGCCCTCCCCAGCACCTCCTTGACCGCGACCTCATCCACCCGTGCCGTCAAAGCCGCCTCTTCGCGCTTGTTGGTGATCTGCTGGCGGATGATGGCGAGCTCCTTCTCGGTCGCGGTGAGCGTCGCCTTGCTCCGATCGAGTTCGAGGCGCTCGGCCCGTGCGTCGAACTCGATGAGAAGATCGCCTTCCTTGACCTGCTGGTCGAGTTTGAGCCGCGAGAGCACGACCCTGCCCGCGCTGGGCGGCTCGATGCGATGGACGGCGTTGTGTGGCTCGATGCGGGCCTGTGAGCTGGCCTTGACGAGCGGGACCTTGGCGAACAGCGACCAGGCGATGAGCCCGCCGGCGCACAACACCATCAGAGCGACGAACACGAGGCGCGTGTCCGACTCGTAGCTCAGGGAACGAAGGGTCCGCTCGAAGGGATATGCCATGGTCCGCGAACCAAAGTCGCCTTAATGGTCGCGCCCTGTCAACACCTCGGCCACTGCTTTGTATTTCACGCTCCCATTGGATGAATACGGGCACCTCGATGCGACGCGGGACTTCGCCCGCATCGCCGCAATGCGCCACACATTGAGTGCTGGTTCGATTTGACATCCAGTTTCGAATACACGTAGCGTTCAACTAGAAAGGAGGCACGACATGAAGATCAAGCTCCACGTTCGCGGCGGTCCGAAGGCGCGTTCGTAGTCAGTCGTTTTGACGCCAGCTGTCGAAGCTGGTCGTCCCTCGTTTTCGATCATCAGAGGGGGGTTGATGGGAATCTTCCATCAGCCCCTCCTCTCATTTCTGGCAACGTCTTGATCTTGCAGGTGCTCGTTCCTGCCAGGTTGCTCCAGAACGTCTCAGGCGCTTGAACCGAATATGCCAGGGCGCTCCTGGGTGGCTGTTGTGCCAGTCTCGTCGCTTCCCGGAGTTGGGCGATACCTCAACCCCAACTTCGCAGGTCGGGCAGGTTCGCCCGCCATTTGTCCCTGCTCCGCCGTGTGCCGCGCCAGCATTGATGAGCAAATCGGCCTGCTTGAAATGACTCAAGCATCATCCTCCGACCTGCTGAGTCAGCCACCCTCGGCGAGTACCTCGGCACAGAGATTTTGAAGGGTTCAGGCAGCAGCGGCCACTGCTGCCTGGGCCTGGGGGTACTTGCGCTCGAGCTTCTCCATCTCCGAGACCGCGCCCGTCGGGCTCTTGAGGGCCAGCTCCGCGCGTTCCACCGCGAGCCGGTGCCTGGGCGCGAGCTCCTGCTCCCTCCCCAGCGCCTCCTTGACCGCGACCTCGTCCACCCGTGCCGCCTTCCTTGACCTGCTGGTCGAGTTTGAGCAGCGAGAGCACGACCCTGCCCGCGCTGGGCGGCTCGATGCGATGGACGGCGTTGTGTGGCTCGATCCGGGCCTGTGAGCTGGCCTTGACGAGCGGGACCTTGGCGAACAGCGACCAGGCGATGAGCCCGCCTGCGCACGCCACCATCAGAGCGACGAACACGAGGCGCGTGTCCGACTCGTAGCTCAGGGAACGAGGGGTCCGCGCGAAGGGATATGCCATGGTCCGCGAACCAAGGTCGCCTTGATGGTCGCGCCCTGTCAACACCTCGGCCACTGCTTTTGTGATTCACGCTCCCTGTCTGAATACGGGCGCCTCGATGCGACGCGAGACTTCGTCCGCATCGCCGCAATGCGCCACACATTTATCTTTGGTTCGATTTGACATCCAGCTTTGAGTACAAGTACCGTTTAGCCTAGAAAGGAGGCACACCATGAAGATCAAGCTCCACGTCCGCGGCGGCCCGAAGGCGCGCTAGTAGTCAGGTGTTTTGACGCCAGCTGTCGAAGCTGGTCGTTCCTCGTTTCCGATTACCAGAGGGGGGCTGATGGGGATTTTCCATCAGCCCCTCCTCTCATTTCTGGCAACGTCTTGATCTTGCAGGTGCTCGTTCCTGCCAGGTTGCTCCAGAACGTCTCATGCGCTTGAGCCGAGTATTCCAGGGCGCTCCTGGGTGGTTGTTGTGTCAGTCTCGTGGCTTCCCGGAGCTGAGCGGTACCTCAATCTCAACCTTGCAAGTCGGGCAGGTTCGCCCGCCATTTTGTCCCTGCTCCGCCGTGTGCCGCGCCAGCATTGATGAGTGAATCGGCCTGCTTGAGATGACTTGGCACCATCCTCCGGCCTGCTGAGTCAGCCATCCTCCGACCTGCTGAGTCAGCCACCCTCGGCCAGTCATCACGGTTTCAATGTTTCAAGGGCAGCAGCTCGCCTCCATCCAGGGGCTGCACGTCACCTTCACCGACGCCAACAAGGACGGCCTCGCCGACGCGCTGCTCTACAGCCCGGGCAGCGGCACCTCGACGCTGTACGCCAACACCGGCGACGGGTTCGTCGCCCAGCCGGTGGGCGCCTTCGCATCCCTGGGGATGGGCGTCTCGGCGCCGCTGGCCGCGGACGTCGTCGGCAGCGGCAACGCCGAGCTGTACTGCCTGGTGGCGGGCAAGGCGCGTACGGTGGCGCTCGACGCCGCGCCCACCGGACTGCTGCAGGAGGCGGACGACGGGCGGGGCACGCGGCAGCAGCTCGGCTACGCGCGCGGGCCGGCCACCCCCGGGGCCTACCCGCAGCCGAGCGCACGCGGCACTTCCGCGTGCCGACGCTGGAGCGCTGGTACTACCGCTTCCGCAAGCACGGCCTCGCCTCCCTGCGGCCCCAGCCGCGCAAGGACGCAGGCCGCGCCAAGGCGCTCGATGAGCTGGGCAATGCGGCACCGCCTGCGCCTGGCCGGCTGCGAGCGAGAGCTGTTCCCTCGTGACGCCGTTCACGGCAAACCAAAAAGGGCAGTGCCACACGTCGTGCGGCACTGCCCTTGATGAGTCGACTGACTTTCTTACGTCAGAACGCCGCGTCGAACACCACGTCCGTGGCCGCACCGACTCCGACGGCCACCTGGTACGACGACACGCGGCGCTCGAAGAAGTTGGTGAGCTCCTGCACGTCCTGCAGGTCCATGAAGTGCAGCGGGTTCTTGGTCCGGAACACCGGCGCCATGCCCAGCATCTGGAGCCGCTGGTCCGCCACGTACTCCAGGTAGCCGCGCATCTCCTGCACGGACAGCCCCATCACTCCGCCGCTCAGCAGGTCCTGCGCGAACTGCGTCTCGCACTCCACCGCGTCGCGCATCATCGCCACCACGTCGCGCTCCATCTGCGCGTCGAAGAGGTCCGGCTCCTCCTTGCGCGCCACCTGGATGCACTCGAACGCGAAGCCCATGTGCGCGCTCTCGTCGCGGAACACCCAGTTGGTCCCCGCCGCCAGCCCGTTCAACAGGCCCTTGCTGCGCAGGAAGTACACGTAGGCGAACGCCGCGAAGAAGAAGAGCCCCTCGATGCAGCCCGCGAAGCAGATGAGGTTGAGCAGGAACTTCCGCCGCTCGTCCTTCGTCCGCAGCTCGTCCAGCCCGTGGACGCTGTCCATCCACTTCATGCAGAAGCGCGCCTTGCGCTGGATGGAGGGGATGTTGTCGATGGCCGCGAAGGCCTTCGCCCGCTCCGCCGGGTCCGGCACGTACGTGTCCAGCAGCGTCAGGTAGAACTGGACGTGCAGCGCCTCTTCATACAGCTGGCGCGACAGGTACATCCGCGCCTCGGGCGCGTTGATGTGCTTGTACAGGTTCAGCACCAGGTTGTTGCCGACGATGCTGTCTCCCGTCGCGAAGAACGCCACCAGCCGGTGGATGAGATGGCGCTCCGCGTCCGTCATCTTCGACCGCAGGTCCACCAGGTCCGTGGAGAAGTCCACCTCCTCCACAGTCCAGGTGTTCTTGATGGCGTTCCGGTACATCTCGAAGAACTGCGGGTACGCCATCGGGCGCAGCGTCAGGTTCAATCCAGGATTCAGCAGCATTGCTTCGGTGCTCCTTGCGCTGCGCGCGCGGGTTCTTGCCTGTCCTTCGGAACTGCGGTGCTTCAGCGCCTCGGGCCTACTGGCAGGCCTCGCACGCCTCCGGGTTCTCCAGCGAGCAGGCCACCGCCTCGGCCTCGGTCGCCTTCGCCTCCACCGGAGCAGGGGTCGCCGGCATCGTCGTGCCCATGCCCGCCCCGTTCACCGTGGCCTTCGCAATCCGCGTGGCCGGGCGCGAGCGCAGGTAGTACGTCGTCTTCAGCCCCTTCTGCCACGCGTAGAAGTACATCGACGACAGCTTGCCGATGTTCGGCGTCTCCACGAACAGGTTGAGCGACTGGCTCTGGTCGATGAAGGCCCCGCGGTCCGCGCCCATGTCGATGAGCGAGCGCATCGGAATCTCCCAGGCCGTCCGGTACACCGCCCGCAGGTTCTCCGGCAGCTCGGTGATGTCCTGCACGCTGCCCTCGGCCATCTTGATGCGGTTGCGGACGTTCTCGTTCCAGATGCCCAGCGCCTGCAGG
Above is a genomic segment from Pyxidicoccus trucidator containing:
- a CDS encoding HlyD family secretion protein: MAYPFERTLRSLSYESDTRLVFVALMVLCAGGLIAWSLFAKVPLVKASSQARIEPHNAVHRIEPPSAGRVVLSRLKLDQQVKEGDLLIEFDARAERLELDRSKATLTATEKELAIIRQQITNKREEAALTARVDEVAVKEVLGRAQELVPRHRLAVERAELALKSPTGAVSEMEKLERKTDVDALSFAQTAQGLALTRLQREQNVRRQALAAQLLGLEREELGAEGRIRELRGTIDRLEYQIERKLYRAPATGHLVDVAELGSGAFIADGQRVGTIVASNAEVRVRARFPKEVVGLIQPGQTARLKLDGYPNTIYGTVPARVTAVGTEPGQTATPEAIPGTVRVELKFAPPDDPRIQLRHGMTLSVEVEVARASPVALLMRALGEWNPQPEEPPVTVFQPEAEAR
- a CDS encoding ribonucleotide-diphosphate reductase subunit beta, producing the protein MLLNPGLNLTLRPMAYPQFFEMYRNAIKNTWTVEEVDFSTDLVDLRSKMTDAERHLIHRLVAFFATGDSIVGNNLVLNLYKHINAPEARMYLSRQLYEEALHVQFYLTLLDTYVPDPAERAKAFAAIDNIPSIQRKARFCMKWMDSVHGLDELRTKDERRKFLLNLICFAGCIEGLFFFAAFAYVYFLRSKGLLNGLAAGTNWVFRDESAHMGFAFECIQVARKEEPDLFDAQMERDVVAMMRDAVECETQFAQDLLSGGVMGLSVQEMRGYLEYVADQRLQMLGMAPVFRTKNPLHFMDLQDVQELTNFFERRVSSYQVAVGVGAATDVVFDAAF